In Solea senegalensis isolate Sse05_10M linkage group LG6, IFAPA_SoseM_1, whole genome shotgun sequence, one genomic interval encodes:
- the tmem184c gene encoding transmembrane protein 184C produces the protein MCNMPCSFGNWRRWIRPLVVVLYILLLIVVLPLCIWELQRSKVGTHNKAWFIAGIFVFMTIPISLWGILQHLVHYTQPELQKPIIRILWMVPIYSLDSWIALKYPGIAIYVDTCRECYEAYVIYNFMIFLLNYLENQYPSLVMMLEVQEQQKHLPPLCCCPPWPMGEVLLLRCKLGVLQYTVVRPVTTVIALICQLCGVYDEGNFSSSNAWTYLVIFNNMSQLFAMYCLVLFYRALREELNPIKPVGKFLCVKMVVFVSFWQAVFIALLVKVGVISESHTWDWKTVEAVATGLQDFIICVEMFLAAIAHHYSFTYKPYIQEAEEGSCFDSFMAMWDISDVRADISEQVRNVGRTVMGRPRKSYFDAAQDDGERSGLLSSGSHDAIADAASSYQGLGRTATPHSLSAPAGLSSAPWDEGYEARPEETPEEERTNQTKEPTEADDLVIT, from the exons ATGTGTAACATGCCCTGCTCATTTGGAAACTGGAGAAGATGGATTCGGCCGCTGGTCGTTGTGCTGtacattttgttgttgataGTGGTTCTGCCTCTGTGCATATGGGAgctgcagaggtcaaag GTTGGCACACACAACAAAGCCTGGTTCATTGCTGGGATCTTTGTCTTCATGACTATCCCCATATCATTATGGGGCATTCTTCAGCATCTGGTTCATTACACTCAGCCTGAGCTTCAGAAACCTATCATCAG AATACTATGGATGGTTCCAATCTACAGCTTGGACAGT TGGATTGCTCTGAAATACCCCGGTATAGCAATTTATGTGGATACATGCAGAGAGTGCTATGAGGCCTACGTCATCTACAACTTCATGATTTTCCTGCTCAACTATCTGGAGAATCAGTACCCCAGCCTGGTGATGATGCTGGAGGTTCAGGAGCAGCAGAAACACTtgcctcctctctgctgctgcccaCCATGGCCAATGGGAGA GGTTTTACTGTTGAGATGCAAATTGGGAGTGTTGCAGTACACAGTCGTAAGACCCGTCACAACAGTGATTGCCTT GATCTGTCAGCTGTGTGGAGTATATGATGAAGGAAATTTCAGTTCTTCAAATGCGTGGACATACCTGGTCATCTTTAACAACATGTCACAGCTG TTTGCCATGTACTGCCTGGTGCTGTTCTACAGAGCCCTGAGAGAGGAACTGAATCCAATCAAACCAGTGGGCAAATTCCTTTGTGTGAAAATGgtggtgtttgtgtctttctg GCAAGCCGTGTTCATTGCCTTACTGGTGAAAGTGGGCGTTATCTCAGAAAGTCACACATGGGACTGGAAAACTGTGGAAGCTGTTGCCACAGGTTTGCAG GATTTCATTATATGCGTGGAGATGTTTCTGGCAGCTATCGCCCATCACTACAGCTTCACCTATAAGCCTTACATCCAGGAGGCTGAGGAGGGTTCTTGCTTTGACTCTTTCATGGCTATGTGGGACATCTCTGATGTCAGAGCAGACATTTCTGAACAAGTCCGCAATGTTG GGAGAACAGTAATGGGTCGTCCAAGGAAGTCTTACTTTGACGCAGCTCAGGACGACGGAGAGCGGTCTGGCTTGCTCTCGTCGGGTTCCCACGATGCCATTGCTGACGCGGCATCCAGCTACCAGGGCCTGGGGAGAACCGCCACGCCACATTCTCTGTCGGCTCCAGCTGGGCTCAGCTCGGCGCCATGGGATGAAGGATATGAGGCTAGACCTGAGGAAACCCCGGAGGAAGAGAGGACCAACCAAACCAAAGAACCGACAGAGGCAGATGATCTAGTGATCACCTAG